The following are encoded together in the Amblyraja radiata isolate CabotCenter1 chromosome 27, sAmbRad1.1.pri, whole genome shotgun sequence genome:
- the ptafr gene encoding platelet-activating factor receptor encodes MLLWPAMGSFDHNSTGHVPGGNDSCQVDSEFRYVLFPVVYTVIFILGILENCYVLWIFRYLAPSSNINEIRILMVNLSVADLLFILTLPFWVVYYVQKGNWTFSDFSCRLAGCLFFINTYCSIAFLAVISYNRYRAVAYPIETSQRSGRKRGCIVSTVIWLIIIASALKFLIQQGTNKVGDVTRCFEGYKTKESMPVVIIHFLLIGAFFLAFLVVIVCNARILCMLSLRVVQPKKSWKVRRQAFRLVCSVIVVFLVCFVPHHLVQGPWTLTVLGLWRSEDCHFRTRVDVAHQITLCLMGLNCVLDPIIYCFLTHKFRKFIQRSVKSWTSTRKSFRTITLIDTNLGEMGQQNNALQ; translated from the coding sequence ATGCTGCTTTGGCCAGCCATGGGTTCATTTGACCACAACTCCACGGGCCACGTGCCCGGGGGGAACGACAGCTGCCAGGTGGATTCGGAGTTCCGATACGTGCTCTTCCCCGTGGTCTACACCGTGATCTTCATCCTGGGGATCTTGGAGAACTGCTACGTCCTGTGGATCTTTAGATATCTGGCCCCCAGCTCCAACATCAACGAGATCAGGATCTTGATGGTGAATCTCAGCGTTGCCGACCTACTCTTCATCCTAACCCTTCCCTTTTGGGTGGTCTACTACGTTCAGAAGGGGAACTGGACATTCTCCGACTTTTCCTGCCGCTTGGCTGGCTGTCTGTTCTTTATCAACACCTACTGCTCCATCGCGTTCCTGGCGGTGATCAGTTACAACAGGTACCGTGCGGTGGCCTATCCCATCGAAACCAGCCAGAGGTCGGGCAGGAAGAGGGGCTGCATCGTATCGACGGTCATCTGGCTGATAATCATTGCCAGCGCCTTGAAGTTCCTGATACAACAGGGGACCAACAAAGTTGGCGACGTCACCCGATGCTTCGAGGGGTACAAGACTAAAGAATCCATGCCCGTGGTGATTATTCACTTCCTGCTGATCGGCGCATTCTTCTTGGCCTTCCTGGTCGTCATCGTGTGTAACGCCCGCATCCTCTGCATGTTGTCCTTGCGGGTGGTTCAGCCGAAGAAGAGCTGGAAGGTGCGGAGGCAAGCCTTCCGCCTGGTGTGCAGTGTGATCGTGGTCTTCCTCGTCTGCTTCGTGCCGCACCACCTGGTGCAGGGTCCCTGGACGCTGACCGTGCTGGGGCTGTGGCGGAGCGAGGACTGCCACTTCCGCACGAGGGTGGACGTTGCCCACCAGATCACCCTCTGCCTGATGGGCCTGAACTGCGTGCTGGACCCCATCATATACTGCTTCCTCACGCACAAGTTCAGGAAGTTCATCCAACGCAGCGTGAAAAGCTGGACTTCCACTCGGAAGAGTTTCCGCACCATAACCTTAATTGACACAAATCTGGGAGAAATGGGTCAACAAAACAACGCCCTGCAATAA